Below is a genomic region from Ancylomarina subtilis.
ATATCTGATTTCGATTGCAATTTTCGGTTTATTCCAAGCCATGTATATGGCCAATGCCGGCGGTGCCTGGGACAATGCGAAAAAAGTTGTTGAAGTTGATTTAAAAGAAAAAAACACACCGCTTCACGATGCAACTATCATCGGTGATACTGTTGGTGATCCTTATAAAGACACCTCTTCGGTAGCCTTAAATCCAGTCATTAAGTTCTCAACCCTATTTGGTTTATTGGCTGCTGAAATTGCAATTGAGCTCATTGTGAATGCCGACAAAACCGGAGGCACAAACTTTGCACCCTATATTGGTGTTGTTTTCTTGGCCATCGGTTTGTTCTTCGTTTACCGTTCGTTCTATGGCATGAGAATTAAAACTGAATCAAAAACAGTAATTAATAAAAAAAAACCTGAAGCTAAAAAACTCGAAACAAGTGATGTCATGTAATCAATGAATCATTCTAAGAGTTAAATATTTAAAACGAAAGCCGCTGGATTAAATCATCCAGCGGCTTTTATATTATTAACTTGAAACCATTTCTATTTAAATAATTCCAAAACTGTTTCTTTATCTTTTATAAGCTGTTCTTTCAGGGCATCGATTCCTTTAAACATTTGCTCGTTTCGAATCCGCTTATAAAAATAGATGCTGATATTCTTGTAATAGATGTTCTCATCAAAATCAAAAATATTCACTTCAATTGATCGGTTATCCATTTGATGATTGACAGTAGGACGAAAACCAATATTCAACATTCCGGTATACATCACTTCATCAATCTCAACTTTCACAGCATAAACACCATCTTTGGGAACCAACTTATAACTCTCTTGCGGATCGATATTAGCGGTAGGAAAACCAATTTCATGGCCAATTTTTTTCCCATCAACAACAATTCCTTTTATGAAATAACGATGCCCTAAATATTTGTTGGTTGTTTCAATATCCCCCTGGCTTAAAGCCTGTCTGATCTTAGTAGAACTAATATCTATAGCATCTACATTCAGAACTTCCAGTTGCTCAATATTAAAATTCAGCTTGTCAGCGTATACCTTAAGATCTTCGTATGTGCCTTTTCGTTTATGTCCAAATTTGTGATCGTACCCAACAACCAGTGACTTCATTCCAATTTTGCCGACTAAAATTTTCTCTACAAAATCGGTATAGGAAAGCTTAGAGAATTCTTTGGTAAATGGATAAATAACCAGATGATCAATTCCTGTAGCCTCTAATAAAATCTTTTTCTCCTCAAGGGTATTTATCAAACGCAACTCGGCTTGATTCGTATCCAAAACCAAACGAGGATGTGGATAAAAGGTAAAAATAACCGTTTCGCCATTTACAGCTTTGGCTAATTCCTGAATACGTTTAATCACCTTTTTATGACCAAGATGAACCCCATCGAAAGTCCCAATGGTGACAACCGGATTTTTGGCTGAGAAATTATTTAAGTCAGTATGAACCTTCATCAGTTAATTACAAATTTATGCCCAGTATAATATTGGGAACTATTTTAGACTTTAGCAGTCAAGGAATTTTGAATAACAAAAGTAGAAAAATTTATAGAAGTTAAGGTATTCTATCGTAAATAGAGGAGACTGTCGAAACCATATAATGAATCGAAACAAGTCTCAATCTAAGAAATAGAATTATACCTGTCCTTATAATTCCATAATCTATATTGCAAACCATTGCACAATAAAACTTTAGTCAGGATGCCAATTAATATTTGGGATTCCTTCCTTACTTATTATCTTTGCCCAGTTTTTATTACAATCAAAACCATTTTATGATCTCATCAGGAAATTCAGATGTGGACTATCATAGTCCCACCAAGAAAATTGTATTAGGGGTACAATTCTTATTTGTTGCTTTTGGCGCAACAGTTCTCGTTCCCCTACTTGTCGGTATTGACCCGGCAGTCGCACTATTCACAGCAGGAGTCGGCACCCTTATCTTTCATTTGATAACAAAGGGTATGGTTCCTGTTTTTTTAGGCAGTAGTTTTGCCTTTATTGCTCCTATTGTTGCTGCAACCGAACTATACGGCTTACCGGGAACACTCTCAGGACTTATCGCTGTAGGTGTTGTTTATGGTATTGTTTCAGGAATTATCAAAGTTTGGGGACTTCGTGTTATCGAAAAAATATTCCCTGCTGTTGTTGTTGGACCCGTTATCATGATTATTGGTTTATCGCTTGCTCCCGTAGCTGTTAATATGGCTAAAACCAATTGGACTATAGCATCTGTTGTGCTTCTGACTGCGGTTTTGATTGTCGTATATGCAAAGGGAATAATAAAACTGATTCCTATTTTCTGTGGAATTATTGTGGGTTACCTCCTTTCAATCGCCTTGGGCGCTATTGATTTCACCCCGATTAAAGAGGCAGACTGGATTGCTCTACCTCAATTCGTAAGACCTGAATTTAGCTGGGGAGCCATTCTATATATGTTACCTGTAGCCGTTGCTCCGGTTATTGAACACGTTGGCGATATGTATGCAATTGGTGGTGTTGCCAATAAAGAATTTGTAAAGAAACCCGGTTTACATCGCACTATTTTAGGTGATGGTATTGCAACTGCTTTTGCAGGTTTCTTCGGAGGACCACCAAATACAACCTATTCAGAAGTCACAGGTGCAATTGCCTTAACAAAAATTACAAACCCCGTTATTTTGAGAATATCTGCGATTACAGCTATTTGTTTCTCGGTGATTGGAAAAGTCAGTGCTATTCTAAAAACAATACCTCAAGCGGTATTGGGTGGCATCATGTTACTCCTTTTTGGTATGATTGCCAGTATTGGTATCAAAACGCTTATTGAGTCAAGGGCTGACTTTAGTAAAACCAGAAACCAGGTTATTATATCAATTGTACTGACAGTAGGTATTGGAGGTGCTCAAATTTCATACGGTACTTTTTCATTGGCAGGAATTGGATTAGCCTCGGTTGTAGGTGTTATTCTAAATTTAATCTTACCTGATAAATCAAAAGCGATTAAAGGAAGTCATGTCGAGTAATTTTAGACAAGACGAACCGAATCATATAAAGAAAGGGAGTGCACAAAGCACTCCCTTTTCAATTATATCGACATATCAACTTAATTAACAGTTTCGCCGCTAAGTTCATGTTGTTTTACAAACTTTTTGATAATGTGCGAAAGTTTTGGGTAACCGATTTCTTCTAAATCGTAGTAAACCCGGGTAGTTGGCTTATCAATCTTAATGATTCGATTCAAATCAATAGGCGTTCCGATAATAACTGAATCGCAATCGCAACTATTAATCGTAGCTTCCAAATCTTTAAGTTGCTGCTCAGAATACCCCATCGCAGGTAAAATATTTCCAATATTCGGATAGATCTCATAGGTCTCCTTAAGCTTCCCAACCAAATACGGACGAGCGTCAACTTCCTCGGATGCACCAAATTTTCGCGCTGCAACTGTTCCTGCACCAATTTTCATCTCACCATGAGTTAAAGTTGGACCATCCTCAACAATCAGAACACGTTTCCCTTTAATAATTTCAGGTTTGTCAACCAAAATTGGAGATGCGCCATCCACAACAACAGCCTCTGGATTAACCTTAGCGATACTCTCGCGTACAGTTTGAATACCCTCTGGCGATGCAGAATCCATCTTGTTGATAACAACAACATCAGCCAAGCGTAAATTCACCTCGCCCGGATAATAAGTTAATTCTGCCCCTGGGCGATGTGGATCAACAACCGTAATGGTTAAATCTGGTTTGTAGAAAGAAAAATCATTGTTTCCGCCATCCCAAAGAATCACATCACAACCTGAAGGATCATTTTCAGCTGCACGAACAATAGCTTCGTAATCGACACCTGCATAAATGATATTTCCTCGGCTTACGTGAGGTTCATACTCTTCCATTTCTTCAATGGTACAGTTGTGTAATTTTAAATCTTCTACGCTTGCAAAACGCTGCACTTTCTGTGCAACTAAATTTCCATATGGCATAGGATGTCGAATGGCAATCACTCTTAAACCTTTTGCCATTAACTCTTCGATTACTTTACGTGATGTTTGTGATTTTCCACAACCCGTTCGGGTCGCAACAACCGCGATAACGGGTTTACGACTTCTTATCATGGTATCTGATGGACCTAAAAGCTTAAAATTAGCCCCGGCAGCATTAACAATAGCACTCATATTCATCACTTTCTGATAGGATACATCAGAGTAAGAAAACACACAATCATCGATATCGTGTTCTTTTATCAGGCGCGTCAATTCTTCTTCAGCGTAAATAGGGATGCCCTCAGGATAAAGTCCCCCAGCTAATTCAGCAGGGTATTTTCGTCCATCAATATCGGGAATCTGAGCCGCTGTAAAAGCGATTACTTTATAATCCTGATTGTTTCTGAAATAGGTGTTAAAGTTGTGAAAATCACGACCAGCAGCACCAATGATGATTACCTTTTTAATTGCCATGTTAAACCTCCATGTTTTAAAAGTTAATATTCATTTATCTAACAATGATCAGAACAATATGTTCCAATCCCTATAAATTTATACTTTAAAATGAAATTAACGAAATTTAAAATCCTAACTACGAGAGTGTTGCTTAACAGTATCAGAAAACTTGACATTCTCATTTAAATTCAATATTTTATATCTCCGTATTTTTTTTGATAATTAAAATTGAAAGATAAGACCTTAGTTTAAGCGGAAAGTTTAACTTCACTAAAAAAACACTAGTATGAATTTTCTGGCACATCTCTATCTTTCCGGTGAATCCGAAAAAATAATGGTTGGTAATTTTATGGCCGATTATGTAAAAGGCAGAAAGTTTGAGAATTATAAAGATGAAATTCGGAAAGGCATTCTACTTCATCGTTCAATTGATTCATATACAGACAGCCACCCTTTGGTTAGCCAAAGTGGGCAATATTTCAGAGGGACTTACCGAAAATATTCAGCGGTCATTACAGATTTGATCTATGATCATTTTTTGGCAAAAAATTGGGAAATGTATCACAGACAGCCTTTACCCCATTTTGTTTCACGATCTCATGAAGTTTTAGTAAAAAACTACTTGGTGCTTCCCAAACAAGTGAAACTGTTTCTACCCTTTCTTATCAAAAGCAGAAGACTGGAGACCTACGCTGATATTGAAGGTCTGAGGACAGCCTTAAATATTATGGTTCGCTATACAAGCCTACCGGACAAAACTGATTTTGCCATCGATATCCTACTGGAAAACTACAGTGCGCTAGAAAACGAATTTCACTCTTTTATGAGAGAAATAATTGCTTATGTGGTAAATGAAAAAGGAATTGAATTGAAGCAACTTGTCGAATAGAAACTTAAGATATTTTCAAATCACGAATCATGATCTGAGTCTCCACCTTCCCCATATATTCATTTTCCTGTAAGGAATAACAAATATTAAAAGGCGTACCTTTCGCAATTTTGGGATACATCTTTCCCATAGAAAAAGCAATCCCACTCATCACGTTCCCATCGCGAATATCATCGACAACAGAAAGTTTCAAATGTTCCTTATTTTTCCCAACCTGACGCGAATAACCATAGTCAACAACCTCTTCGCTGATAAAAATTGGAGTCATATTTTTAGGTCCGAAAGGTTCAAATTGTTTTAACAATCTAAAAAACTTAGGCGTAATATCAGATAATTTGATCTTAGCATCAATTTTAATCTGAGGAATCAACATATCATCAGAAATATTGTTCTGCACATACTCTTCAAATCGTTCTTTAAAAGCTGGTACATTTGCCAATTTCATTGTTAAACCGGCT
It encodes:
- a CDS encoding uracil-xanthine permease family protein, whose product is MISSGNSDVDYHSPTKKIVLGVQFLFVAFGATVLVPLLVGIDPAVALFTAGVGTLIFHLITKGMVPVFLGSSFAFIAPIVAATELYGLPGTLSGLIAVGVVYGIVSGIIKVWGLRVIEKIFPAVVVGPVIMIIGLSLAPVAVNMAKTNWTIASVVLLTAVLIVVYAKGIIKLIPIFCGIIVGYLLSIALGAIDFTPIKEADWIALPQFVRPEFSWGAILYMLPVAVAPVIEHVGDMYAIGGVANKEFVKKPGLHRTILGDGIATAFAGFFGGPPNTTYSEVTGAIALTKITNPVILRISAITAICFSVIGKVSAILKTIPQAVLGGIMLLLFGMIASIGIKTLIESRADFSKTRNQVIISIVLTVGIGGAQISYGTFSLAGIGLASVVGVILNLILPDKSKAIKGSHVE
- a CDS encoding cyclic 2,3-diphosphoglycerate synthase translates to MAIKKVIIIGAAGRDFHNFNTYFRNNQDYKVIAFTAAQIPDIDGRKYPAELAGGLYPEGIPIYAEEELTRLIKEHDIDDCVFSYSDVSYQKVMNMSAIVNAAGANFKLLGPSDTMIRSRKPVIAVVATRTGCGKSQTSRKVIEELMAKGLRVIAIRHPMPYGNLVAQKVQRFASVEDLKLHNCTIEEMEEYEPHVSRGNIIYAGVDYEAIVRAAENDPSGCDVILWDGGNNDFSFYKPDLTITVVDPHRPGAELTYYPGEVNLRLADVVVINKMDSASPEGIQTVRESIAKVNPEAVVVDGASPILVDKPEIIKGKRVLIVEDGPTLTHGEMKIGAGTVAARKFGASEEVDARPYLVGKLKETYEIYPNIGNILPAMGYSEQQLKDLEATINSCDCDSVIIGTPIDLNRIIKIDKPTTRVYYDLEEIGYPKLSHIIKKFVKQHELSGETVN
- a CDS encoding bifunctional riboflavin kinase/FAD synthetase, which codes for MKVHTDLNNFSAKNPVVTIGTFDGVHLGHKKVIKRIQELAKAVNGETVIFTFYPHPRLVLDTNQAELRLINTLEEKKILLEATGIDHLVIYPFTKEFSKLSYTDFVEKILVGKIGMKSLVVGYDHKFGHKRKGTYEDLKVYADKLNFNIEQLEVLNVDAIDISSTKIRQALSQGDIETTNKYLGHRYFIKGIVVDGKKIGHEIGFPTANIDPQESYKLVPKDGVYAVKVEIDEVMYTGMLNIGFRPTVNHQMDNRSIEVNIFDFDENIYYKNISIYFYKRIRNEQMFKGIDALKEQLIKDKETVLELFK
- a CDS encoding ACP phosphodiesterase, producing MNFLAHLYLSGESEKIMVGNFMADYVKGRKFENYKDEIRKGILLHRSIDSYTDSHPLVSQSGQYFRGTYRKYSAVITDLIYDHFLAKNWEMYHRQPLPHFVSRSHEVLVKNYLVLPKQVKLFLPFLIKSRRLETYADIEGLRTALNIMVRYTSLPDKTDFAIDILLENYSALENEFHSFMREIIAYVVNEKGIELKQLVE